GTCCATTTTCATGAATTTAAGGAACATGCTTGGGATGCAGATGAAGTTATTTCAATCCCTCTCCAAATAGACGACACTTCAAAAACTTACGAAATAAATGGCGTAATAAAATACAATTCGCTTTTTTCCTTTTCAAATCTATCTTTCAATATTAGCATTTTATCTCCATCAGGCTCTTCTAGGTTTAAAAGCTTAAATCTTAATATGAAAGAGAAAAAAGATTCTATCGCTGAAAAAAACAACCTTGAAATGCCTTTTAGCGTTTACAAAACAATTAGGTTCAATGAAAATGGAACATGGATTTTAAATATGACACACCAAATGCCTGTTGACATCAACAATGGACTTGAAAATCTTGAAATAAGGTTTAAATCTATTTGAGAGGTTGCTAGTAACTGAATGAGTGGAAAGTTGCAAAGTTTTTAAAGTAGTTTTTAGTGTTTAGTGTTTAGTGTTTAGTTGGTTTGGCGGTGGGTGCAACTATCTGATTATCAATGATTTACACTGCCGCGACCACTCTACACAACCGCCTGATTATTAACGTCTTATATGAAACAAAAACACTACACATTTTTAGGACACTACCTTTCGAAATAGCTGTAGCTAACGAAAATTATGACTGTGAGTGAACTTCTTGGTCTGTTTTCTTTTGTAATATTTCCTCAACTTTCTTTATCAAATCCTTCTCTTTATCTATTTCCTCCACAGAAAAATAGAAGCCGTTATCGTCATTTGGATTTGGCATTTTCTCCTTCCAATTGTCTGTCATTAAACAAATGGTATTGTTTCCATACAATGTTAAATACTTGTCTTGATACTTAAAATTGAGATACAATCCCTGAATATGATCACCAATCTTTGTCTTTAACTGAGTTTCATCGATATTAAAGGATTTTTCAAGAATTGCTGAAATTCTCTTATATGATTCATTACCAACTATAAATGAGTTCCAACTATAG
The Bacteroidales bacterium DNA segment above includes these coding regions:
- a CDS encoding gliding motility lipoprotein GldH, encoding MMNILKNLIFIITAIFIFSCSNKKEQVHFHEFKEHAWDADEVISIPLQIDDTSKTYEINGVIKYNSLFSFSNLSFNISILSPSGSSRFKSLNLNMKEKKDSIAEKNNLEMPFSVYKTIRFNENGTWILNMTHQMPVDINNGLENLEIRFKSI